One window of the Helicobacteraceae bacterium genome contains the following:
- a CDS encoding ABC transporter ATP-binding protein — MTLLGHNGAGKSTLISYILGFYNRLDQHPFLPHFAEHIEPLDRREVGYAPEAAWLTGKARAADYLALMANLRGKKSYDTARLFDRVGLRADPKKPIKTYSKGMKQRLLLAIALLGEPKTLVLDEPTSGLDPFGREEIESLLVGLAKTHALIVCTHSLELAHKLGDETWILCEGKIVCKKRFDAIEELEKTFFALRPSRVD; from the coding sequence ATGACTTTACTAGGACACAACGGAGCGGGCAAAAGCACGCTTATTAGCTATATTCTCGGATTTTATAACAGGTTGGATCAACACCCCTTTCTGCCGCATTTCGCGGAGCATATCGAGCCGCTAGATCGCCGCGAGGTCGGCTACGCTCCGGAGGCGGCGTGGCTGACGGGCAAAGCGCGAGCGGCGGATTATCTCGCTTTGATGGCGAACCTGCGCGGCAAAAAAAGCTACGATACCGCCCGGTTGTTTGATCGCGTCGGTCTGCGCGCCGATCCAAAAAAACCTATCAAAACCTACTCGAAGGGCATGAAGCAGCGCCTGCTTTTGGCGATCGCGCTGCTTGGCGAGCCAAAAACGCTAGTTTTGGACGAGCCTACTAGCGGGCTTGATCCCTTTGGGCGCGAGGAGATCGAGTCCTTGCTTGTCGGGTTAGCCAAAACCCACGCGCTGATCGTATGCACGCACTCGTTGGAGCTGGCGCATAAGCTAGGCGACGAAACGTGGATTTTATGCGAAGGCAAGATTGTCTGCAAGAAACGCTTCGACGCGATTGAGGAGTTGGAGAAAACCTTTTTTGCTTTGCGCCCGTCGCGGGTGGATTAG